A genomic stretch from Novosphingobium resinovorum includes:
- a CDS encoding LysR substrate-binding domain-containing protein, with product MRIDLNDYGYFAEVVAHGGFAAAGRALREPKSKLSRRIAGLEERLGLRLIERSSRRFRVTDTGLAFYERCRAILAEAEQAEALVLEAQTEPHGRIRFSCPTGMVEPISGLISAFLARYPKVRLQLVATDRAVDLIEERIDLALRVRATLTSDAALTMRSLGRSTRILVACPELACQIKQVEQLANLPTLATDDAADDLEWHLETEDGRKHMIRTAPRMGCTDMAAVRNAAIDGLGIAILPDHVCREALLAGKLAHVLPDWRGLQGIVHLVFTTRRGLPPSVRALIDHLAAGFPREVVATAL from the coding sequence ATGCGGATCGACCTGAACGACTATGGCTATTTTGCCGAAGTGGTGGCGCACGGCGGCTTTGCCGCGGCGGGGCGCGCGCTCCGGGAGCCTAAGTCCAAGTTGAGCCGCCGCATCGCCGGGCTGGAGGAGCGCCTCGGCCTACGCCTTATCGAACGATCCAGTCGGCGCTTCCGCGTGACCGACACCGGCCTTGCCTTCTACGAGCGGTGCCGAGCCATCCTCGCCGAAGCCGAGCAGGCCGAGGCGCTGGTACTCGAGGCACAGACCGAACCCCATGGCCGCATCCGCTTCAGCTGTCCCACCGGCATGGTCGAGCCCATCTCGGGGCTGATATCCGCGTTCCTTGCCCGCTATCCAAAGGTGCGCCTGCAGCTCGTCGCGACAGACCGCGCGGTGGACCTGATCGAGGAGCGGATCGATCTTGCCTTGCGCGTGCGCGCCACGCTGACCAGCGATGCCGCGCTTACCATGCGCTCGCTAGGCAGATCGACGCGCATCCTCGTCGCGTGCCCCGAACTGGCATGCCAGATCAAACAGGTGGAGCAGCTCGCAAACCTGCCGACGCTCGCCACCGATGACGCCGCGGACGATCTCGAATGGCACCTGGAGACCGAGGATGGCCGCAAACATATGATCCGCACAGCGCCGCGCATGGGCTGCACTGACATGGCCGCGGTACGCAACGCCGCCATCGACGGCCTCGGCATCGCGATACTGCCCGACCACGTTTGTCGCGAAGCGCTGCTCGCCGGCAAGCTGGCCCACGTTCTGCCCGACTGGCGCGGGCTCCAAGGCATTGTGCACCTTGTCTTCACGACCCGCCGGGGTCTACCGCCATCCGTGCGAGCGTTGATCGATCATCTCGCGGCAGGTTTTCCCCGCGAGGTCGTAGCGACGGCGCTCTGA
- a CDS encoding SDR family NAD(P)-dependent oxidoreductase, translating into MTKKFNGKVVVVTGGTSGIGLATAKAFADEGASVFITGRRQETLDTAVKAIGGRVIGVQGDMAKLADIDRLYDAVQQQHAQIDVVFANAGGGEMMPLGAITEEHYQSTFDTNVKGVLFTVQKALPLLKDGASVILTSSTTSISGTPAFSVYSATKAAVRNFARNWILDLKDRRIRVNAISPGVTETAGLDHLFGGSEQAAGTKDYLASLIPAGRIGQPEEIAKAVLFLASNEASFVNGVELFVDGGQVQI; encoded by the coding sequence ATGACGAAGAAATTCAATGGCAAGGTGGTGGTGGTGACCGGTGGCACCAGCGGGATCGGTCTGGCTACGGCCAAAGCTTTCGCCGATGAGGGCGCATCGGTGTTCATCACCGGGCGGCGGCAGGAAACGCTCGATACCGCGGTGAAGGCAATCGGCGGGCGCGTCATCGGCGTCCAGGGCGACATGGCCAAGCTCGCCGACATCGACCGGCTCTACGACGCGGTCCAGCAGCAGCATGCGCAGATCGACGTGGTCTTTGCCAATGCCGGCGGCGGCGAGATGATGCCGCTCGGCGCGATCACCGAGGAGCACTACCAGAGCACTTTCGACACCAACGTGAAGGGCGTGCTGTTCACCGTCCAGAAGGCGCTGCCGCTGCTCAAGGACGGAGCCTCGGTGATCCTCACGAGTTCGACCACGAGCATCTCAGGCACGCCTGCCTTCAGTGTCTATTCGGCGACCAAGGCGGCAGTGCGCAACTTCGCGCGCAACTGGATCCTCGACCTCAAGGATCGCCGCATCCGCGTCAACGCCATCAGCCCCGGCGTAACCGAGACCGCCGGGCTCGACCATCTCTTCGGCGGCAGCGAGCAGGCGGCGGGCACCAAGGACTATCTCGCCAGCCTGATCCCCGCGGGCCGGATCGGTCAGCCCGAGGAAATCGCCAAGGCCGTACTGTTCCTCGCCTCCAACGAGGCAAGCTTCGTCAACGGCGTCGAACTCTTCGTCGATGGCGGCCAAGTGCAGATCTGA
- a CDS encoding ATP-binding protein — protein MAGRGYGPRVSANVRKFLSLEIFCGFAALFEGGNVDGMPSMPHFVSSVLPESLQLPLIDTPGQPAAQQLFSGSGEIRSIGRDLDWTQTPLGSVASWPQSLRSTVRTLLSSQYPMVLTWGGEFTQIYNDAYSKLIGDRHPAGLGTDIRITLAEAWGTLGPMIERVMATGDANWTPALPLEMHRSGYREEAYFSVSHAPAEDDAGVITGMLAVCSEVTEQIVGERRLKLLRELAARAGSAVQTRQAALDIMAALADDPLDIPYAALLLRTATRHEVAASFGLAPDILSQMGEGGDPWGLSAALSGSSFVIDAANTHVSAHGGAYLDPVVSAICLPVLGEQNAVDGLLVCAISPNRALDEAYRSFFELVGGQVSVAIRNAEAREHEQRRAAEMAELDRAKTAFFSNVSHEFRTPLTLILGPLEEALSDEPTSMPAHRDALELAHRNALRMLRLVNTLLDFSRVEASRMTAAPEPVDLTALTVDLASNFRAAIEKAGLDFRVAASPLSRHARVDREMYEKIVLNLVSNAFKFTNEGSIEVRLSETDNAAVLTVSDTGAGIATHELDNIFVRFHRIAGQKSRSHEGSGIGLALVKQLVELQGGTIVAESAGEGRGAAFTVKLPLAQPGTGSAPVGSVELETTSARASAYVEEARRWLPEQAPLLPEPAPHRPRILLADDNADMRAYVRRLLAPDFNVTVASDGAQALALARETRPDLVLSDIMMPHLDGFGLLRALRDDPATQTIPVIFLSAKAGEDARIESLEAGADDHLVKPFSALELRARIGGALDLAELRGEKAARERLSRAREQTDLAQAAQWRSEQHLQALTDALPVLISHVDCDLRYRFVNRAYEGWLGRPIDEILGARVEDMIGSDALAHVQKHIDAALAGAEVQFETFMPYSGIRPRHIRVDYIPQRGPNGSIEGFYGLVQDISERKLAERHRELLVDELNHRVKNTLAVVQSIAAQSFKGDREPAEARAAFEGRLLALSDAHNLLTQESWDYAMLADVIANAIHPFGGGRFDVAGPAIALEPKAAVSIALALHELCTNAAKYGALSTAKGRVSASWSLEEGPDPKFHLAWEERDGPPVAPRSRQGFGSRLIERGLAAELGGTAEMSFAPAGLKCFITAPLANLGDRNVSCG, from the coding sequence TTGGCAGGTCGCGGATACGGCCCACGTGTCTCTGCAAACGTTCGCAAATTCCTCAGTCTGGAAATATTCTGCGGTTTTGCGGCACTTTTTGAGGGAGGAAACGTTGATGGCATGCCATCAATGCCGCACTTCGTCTCATCAGTCCTTCCTGAAAGCCTACAATTGCCTCTTATCGATACGCCGGGCCAGCCTGCGGCACAGCAACTTTTCTCCGGCTCCGGTGAAATCCGCTCAATAGGTCGGGATTTGGATTGGACGCAAACGCCGCTGGGATCTGTAGCGAGCTGGCCGCAGAGCCTGCGCTCGACGGTACGCACTTTGCTGTCCTCACAATATCCGATGGTTCTGACGTGGGGCGGCGAATTTACCCAGATTTACAACGATGCCTATTCCAAGCTGATTGGAGACAGACATCCTGCCGGACTTGGCACCGACATTCGGATAACGCTTGCAGAGGCATGGGGGACGCTTGGCCCGATGATCGAGCGTGTAATGGCGACGGGCGATGCAAACTGGACACCGGCCTTACCCCTCGAGATGCATCGTTCGGGATATCGTGAAGAGGCTTACTTTTCGGTGAGCCACGCTCCGGCGGAGGATGACGCTGGTGTGATCACCGGAATGCTTGCGGTGTGCTCGGAGGTGACGGAGCAGATTGTGGGGGAGCGCCGCCTGAAGCTGCTTCGCGAGCTCGCTGCCAGGGCGGGCAGCGCGGTGCAGACGAGGCAAGCTGCGCTCGATATCATGGCCGCGCTTGCGGATGATCCGCTCGACATACCTTATGCTGCGCTGCTGCTGCGCACTGCAACTCGTCATGAGGTTGCCGCATCCTTCGGTCTTGCACCCGATATTCTCAGCCAAATGGGAGAGGGCGGCGATCCCTGGGGCTTGTCCGCTGCACTGAGTGGCTCCAGCTTCGTCATTGACGCGGCCAACACCCATGTATCTGCGCATGGCGGCGCCTACCTTGACCCTGTAGTCTCGGCTATTTGCCTGCCCGTTCTAGGTGAGCAGAATGCGGTCGATGGTCTTTTGGTGTGCGCAATTTCACCCAATCGGGCTCTTGATGAAGCGTACCGCTCCTTCTTCGAGCTTGTAGGTGGGCAGGTCTCCGTTGCGATACGCAATGCCGAGGCGCGTGAGCACGAGCAGCGCCGCGCGGCCGAAATGGCCGAACTCGATCGGGCCAAGACGGCGTTCTTCTCCAACGTTTCGCACGAATTTCGAACTCCGCTCACGCTGATACTCGGCCCCCTCGAGGAAGCGCTGAGCGATGAGCCCACCTCTATGCCGGCGCATCGCGATGCTCTCGAGCTTGCGCACCGCAACGCACTCCGCATGTTGCGTCTCGTGAACACCCTTCTAGATTTTTCCCGAGTGGAGGCGAGCCGGATGACAGCAGCGCCCGAGCCTGTCGATCTCACTGCGCTGACGGTTGACCTGGCGTCGAATTTTCGGGCGGCGATCGAAAAGGCCGGTCTGGATTTTCGTGTCGCGGCATCGCCGCTGTCACGGCACGCCCGCGTCGATCGCGAAATGTATGAGAAGATCGTGCTCAACCTCGTTTCCAACGCCTTCAAGTTCACCAACGAAGGGTCGATTGAGGTCCGTCTCAGTGAGACAGACAATGCTGCCGTACTGACGGTCAGTGACACCGGAGCTGGCATTGCTACCCACGAACTTGATAACATATTCGTTCGGTTCCACCGCATCGCCGGGCAAAAATCTCGCAGCCATGAAGGCTCGGGTATCGGCCTGGCGCTAGTCAAGCAGTTGGTAGAACTCCAGGGCGGCACTATCGTGGCCGAAAGCGCGGGTGAAGGGCGCGGGGCAGCATTCACGGTCAAGCTTCCTCTTGCGCAGCCCGGGACAGGCTCCGCTCCAGTCGGCTCAGTTGAACTCGAAACCACCTCTGCTCGCGCGAGTGCTTACGTCGAGGAGGCACGGCGATGGCTTCCTGAGCAGGCCCCGCTCTTGCCCGAGCCTGCTCCACACCGCCCACGGATTTTGCTGGCAGACGACAATGCCGACATGCGCGCCTACGTCCGCCGACTGTTGGCACCGGATTTCAACGTTACAGTTGCCTCTGACGGCGCTCAGGCTCTGGCTTTGGCCCGCGAGACGAGGCCGGATCTTGTGTTGTCGGATATCATGATGCCGCACCTGGATGGATTCGGGCTCCTTCGCGCGCTTCGAGACGACCCTGCAACGCAAACCATCCCCGTCATTTTCCTTTCTGCCAAGGCGGGTGAGGACGCACGAATTGAAAGCCTCGAGGCTGGCGCAGACGATCATCTTGTGAAGCCCTTCAGCGCGCTCGAGCTGCGCGCGCGTATTGGCGGTGCGCTCGACCTCGCCGAACTGCGCGGCGAAAAGGCGGCCCGCGAGCGGCTTTCCAGGGCGCGGGAGCAAACCGACCTTGCTCAGGCTGCGCAGTGGCGCAGCGAACAGCACCTTCAGGCGCTCACTGACGCCCTACCTGTGCTGATATCCCATGTCGATTGTGACTTGCGCTATCGATTTGTGAACCGCGCGTACGAAGGCTGGCTGGGCCGCCCGATCGACGAAATCCTTGGGGCCCGCGTTGAGGACATGATCGGCTCGGATGCGCTTGCCCACGTTCAAAAGCACATTGACGCCGCGCTGGCCGGTGCGGAAGTTCAATTCGAAACCTTCATGCCATATTCCGGCATCAGGCCGAGACATATTCGCGTGGATTATATCCCGCAACGCGGGCCTAATGGCTCGATTGAGGGCTTCTATGGGCTGGTTCAGGATATAAGCGAGCGCAAGCTCGCCGAGCGGCATCGCGAACTGCTGGTCGATGAGTTGAACCACCGCGTCAAGAATACGCTTGCCGTGGTACAGTCAATTGCCGCGCAATCCTTCAAGGGGGATCGCGAGCCTGCAGAGGCGCGCGCAGCATTCGAGGGCCGCCTGCTCGCGCTGTCCGACGCGCATAATCTACTTACCCAGGAGAGCTGGGATTACGCCATGCTGGCGGACGTTATCGCGAATGCGATTCACCCATTTGGTGGGGGCCGTTTCGATGTCGCTGGACCGGCGATCGCCCTCGAACCAAAGGCCGCCGTCAGTATCGCGCTTGCCCTTCACGAGCTTTGCACCAACGCCGCCAAGTACGGCGCTCTGTCAACGGCCAAGGGGCGCGTGAGCGCTTCCTGGTCTCTGGAGGAAGGGCCGGATCCCAAATTCCATCTGGCTTGGGAGGAGCGCGATGGTCCGCCAGTGGCCCCGAGATCGAGGCAGGGATTCGGCTCGCGGCTCATCGAGCGCGGTCTTGCAGCCGAACTTGGTGGCACTGCGGAGATGTCCTTCGCGCCTGCCGGCTTGAAATGCTTCATCACAGCGCCGCTCGCCAACTTGGGAGACCGCAATGTCTCTTGCGGGTAA
- a CDS encoding response regulator, producing the protein MSLAGKRVLVVEDEMLVAMNIEDTLTELGAIVVGPAMRLDTALDLAEREEFDLAMLDVNIHGGRSYPVATLLKSRGVPFIFATGYGHAADVDEFSDIATLAKPFRGTDLEHALCNALRSSSRP; encoded by the coding sequence ATGTCTCTTGCGGGTAAGCGCGTGTTGGTCGTGGAGGATGAGATGCTCGTAGCCATGAATATCGAAGACACGCTGACCGAACTGGGCGCAATCGTCGTCGGCCCGGCCATGCGTCTGGATACCGCGCTGGATTTGGCGGAACGAGAAGAGTTTGATCTCGCGATGCTGGATGTGAACATTCACGGGGGACGGTCCTACCCGGTTGCCACGTTGCTGAAATCGCGCGGCGTGCCTTTCATATTCGCCACCGGTTACGGTCACGCGGCCGATGTGGACGAGTTCAGCGACATCGCCACCTTGGCAAAGCCGTTTCGTGGCACAGATCTCGAGCACGCCCTCTGCAACGCTCTTCGCTCATCGTCGAGACCTTGA
- a CDS encoding ISNCY family transposase: MRRVSMMTRDDMIAATGERYRKGDRANRGKILDVFTAITGFHRKHAARILRATGRRERGAPRPEMRLYNDEMDGALVTLWEASDRVCGKRLHAMLPLLVEAMERHGHMTLLPAIRAGILTMSAATIDRRLAPFREGAKRRRRAPPSAAVKAAVPVRTFADWGDPSPGFFEADLVAHSGPSADGRFVQTLTLTDIASGWTETMPIPFREQEYLVQALTKLQRSLPMPILGLDTDNDTVFMNETIQAWCAVHNITFTRSRPYHKNDQAWVEQKNGSVVRKLVGYRRYEGLEALQILENLYAASRLFVNLLQPSFKLISKERHGAKVIKRYDKPVTPCQRLLADARVSNAIKTQLSTMQASLDPIDLLARMRHCQQQLLNLSQDEQVEGAIQPDARLGDFLASLKDAWHSGTLEEPARPQRTWRTRVDPFAATATEVTALFESAMGQTSRDLFEQLCADHPGLYLPGQLRTFERQRKRWRAAKADALILGAAAVAAE; this comes from the coding sequence ATGAGGAGGGTCAGCATGATGACGCGCGACGACATGATTGCAGCAACTGGCGAGCGGTATCGAAAAGGCGATCGCGCGAATCGAGGGAAGATCCTCGATGTATTCACGGCCATTACAGGCTTTCACCGCAAGCATGCGGCCCGGATCCTGCGCGCTACAGGGCGGCGTGAGCGGGGCGCGCCAAGACCGGAGATGCGTCTCTACAACGACGAGATGGACGGCGCGCTGGTGACGCTGTGGGAGGCCTCTGACCGGGTCTGTGGAAAGCGGTTACACGCAATGCTGCCGCTGCTTGTCGAGGCCATGGAGCGCCACGGACATATGACCCTGCTACCAGCCATTCGGGCTGGGATCCTTACCATGAGTGCGGCGACAATCGATCGCCGTCTGGCGCCGTTCCGCGAAGGGGCCAAGCGGCGGCGACGGGCACCACCGTCGGCGGCCGTGAAGGCAGCGGTCCCGGTCCGCACCTTTGCAGACTGGGGTGACCCGTCACCGGGGTTCTTTGAGGCCGATCTAGTGGCCCATTCGGGTCCGTCCGCAGATGGAAGATTTGTCCAGACTCTGACTCTCACGGACATTGCCAGCGGGTGGACCGAAACGATGCCGATTCCGTTTCGCGAGCAAGAGTATCTGGTGCAGGCACTGACCAAGCTGCAGCGATCACTTCCGATGCCGATCCTTGGGCTGGATACTGACAACGACACGGTCTTTATGAACGAAACTATTCAGGCTTGGTGTGCAGTTCATAATATAACCTTTACCCGTTCTCGCCCGTATCACAAAAATGACCAAGCGTGGGTAGAGCAGAAGAACGGATCCGTGGTCAGAAAGCTGGTTGGATATCGTCGATATGAAGGGCTCGAAGCCCTCCAAATTCTTGAAAATCTCTACGCCGCTTCGCGCCTGTTTGTAAACTTGCTTCAACCATCCTTCAAACTGATCTCAAAGGAACGTCATGGCGCCAAGGTTATCAAACGCTACGATAAGCCGGTCACGCCCTGTCAGCGTCTCCTTGCAGATGCCCGAGTCAGCAATGCTATCAAGACACAGTTGTCGACCATGCAGGCGAGCCTGGATCCCATCGACCTGCTCGCACGCATGCGTCATTGTCAGCAGCAACTGCTCAATCTTTCACAGGATGAGCAGGTTGAGGGGGCAATCCAGCCGGACGCGCGGCTTGGGGACTTTCTGGCGAGCCTCAAGGATGCTTGGCATTCCGGCACCCTGGAGGAACCGGCGCGTCCACAGCGTACTTGGAGGACCCGCGTCGATCCCTTCGCGGCGACGGCAACCGAGGTGACCGCCCTGTTCGAAAGCGCCATGGGGCAAACGTCTCGTGATTTGTTTGAACAGCTTTGCGCGGACCACCCCGGCCTGTACCTCCCAGGCCAGTTGAGGACTTTCGAACGACAGCGCAAACGGTGGCGAGCAGCGAAAGCCGACGCACTGATCCTCGGGGCTGCCGCAGTGGCGGCTGAATAG
- a CDS encoding PAS domain S-box protein: MSNAQNEFFCFPDAHLPGRSAVLAEYDILDTPREQQFDDVVKLAAAVCAAPIAVVNLVGDDRQWFKAEMGLGVRETPLDTSFCAHAILEEDFLEIRDATKDSRFAANPLVDAAGGIRFYAGALLKNQAGLAIGTLCILDTRTRPEGLSELQRFTLQMLATQVMSQLELRKVARQEREVKNELANAALRFQSIFDSAIDYAIIVMDRTGSITDWNAGAANILQWTAEEIVGRDLSVFFTPEDRAAAVPSQEMRQALANGRGADERWHIRKSGDRFWASGEMMPLKDADDVIIGFVKVLRDKTQSRVLQDRMALQDERLQMALTASGSVGLWDWMVSSDRIHGDANFARLYGLEVDGCTEGLTEEQYQKYVVAEDLPALRASIRAVFEHGADFLVDYRLAIPDEQIRWVECKGRMVVDASGQPYRFSGTSIDVTARKAAEQQKQLLMREMSHRVKKSFAMVQSLAAQTLRNIDPEVRETLLSRIVALGQANDSLLQTSWSATQMSTLLQRILWLGADSGRIALCGTDMQVSAEAAMSLSLIVHELATNAVKYGALSHEAGQVVVSWHIDDHRFQFLWQERGGPVVKPPAQKGFGSRLISLGICGSRDALVEYLPEGVQARFSVDLKRVFPKV; the protein is encoded by the coding sequence TTGAGCAACGCACAAAACGAATTTTTTTGTTTTCCCGATGCTCATTTACCGGGCCGCAGTGCGGTGCTTGCCGAATATGATATTCTCGATACCCCGCGCGAACAGCAGTTCGATGATGTTGTGAAACTGGCCGCTGCGGTTTGCGCGGCGCCGATCGCAGTCGTCAATCTCGTTGGAGATGATCGACAGTGGTTCAAGGCTGAAATGGGTCTTGGCGTTCGAGAAACCCCGCTCGATACCTCCTTTTGCGCTCACGCGATTCTGGAGGAGGATTTCCTGGAAATTCGCGATGCGACGAAGGACAGCCGGTTCGCGGCCAATCCCCTGGTCGACGCGGCGGGCGGCATTCGATTCTATGCCGGCGCATTGCTTAAAAATCAGGCAGGGCTCGCGATCGGTACGCTTTGCATATTGGATACCCGGACACGTCCTGAAGGGCTGAGCGAGCTGCAACGCTTCACCTTGCAGATGCTGGCGACGCAGGTCATGAGCCAATTGGAATTGCGCAAGGTCGCGAGGCAGGAGCGTGAGGTCAAGAATGAGCTCGCTAACGCCGCGCTGCGCTTTCAGTCGATATTCGACAGCGCCATCGACTACGCCATCATCGTCATGGATCGCACAGGATCCATCACCGACTGGAATGCCGGTGCAGCCAATATTCTCCAGTGGACAGCCGAGGAAATTGTTGGTCGCGATCTCTCGGTCTTTTTCACACCGGAGGACCGCGCCGCCGCAGTACCAAGCCAAGAGATGAGGCAGGCTCTAGCCAACGGCCGAGGGGCCGATGAGCGCTGGCACATTCGCAAGAGCGGAGATAGATTCTGGGCGAGCGGAGAAATGATGCCGCTCAAGGATGCGGATGACGTCATCATCGGCTTCGTAAAGGTTTTGCGCGACAAAACCCAGTCGCGTGTGCTCCAGGATCGTATGGCCCTGCAAGATGAGCGCCTGCAGATGGCACTTACCGCTAGCGGCTCTGTGGGTCTTTGGGATTGGATGGTGTCTTCGGATCGCATCCACGGTGATGCCAATTTTGCGCGACTTTATGGCCTTGAAGTGGACGGGTGCACCGAAGGTCTTACCGAAGAGCAATATCAAAAGTACGTCGTCGCCGAAGATCTCCCCGCTCTGCGTGCCAGCATTCGGGCGGTGTTCGAGCATGGTGCCGATTTCCTCGTCGATTATAGGCTCGCCATCCCCGATGAACAGATCCGCTGGGTCGAATGCAAGGGTCGGATGGTGGTCGATGCGTCCGGCCAGCCTTACCGATTTTCCGGGACATCGATCGACGTGACGGCACGCAAGGCCGCAGAGCAGCAAAAGCAGTTGCTGATGCGGGAAATGTCTCACCGCGTGAAGAAAAGCTTCGCCATGGTTCAGTCACTTGCTGCCCAAACCTTGCGAAACATCGATCCTGAGGTACGGGAAACGCTCCTGAGCCGGATCGTCGCGCTCGGTCAGGCGAACGACAGTCTCCTCCAGACGAGCTGGAGCGCCACGCAAATGTCAACGCTCCTTCAGCGCATCTTGTGGCTGGGCGCAGACAGCGGCCGGATCGCGCTGTGCGGAACTGATATGCAGGTCAGCGCCGAAGCCGCGATGTCGCTATCCCTAATCGTTCACGAACTGGCGACCAACGCGGTGAAATATGGCGCCTTGTCACATGAAGCAGGCCAGGTGGTGGTCAGTTGGCATATTGACGACCACCGCTTCCAGTTTCTCTGGCAGGAACGGGGCGGCCCGGTCGTGAAGCCACCTGCGCAAAAGGGCTTTGGATCGCGACTTATTTCCTTGGGCATCTGCGGCAGCCGGGATGCGCTGGTCGAATATCTTCCAGAAGGCGTGCAGGCGCGTTTCAGCGTCGATCTCAAACGTGTTTTCCCCAAGGTCTGA
- a CDS encoding SDR family oxidoreductase, which yields MPDRLTMQDPRTQYPKPPFPKQPQPRPGIAGKLEPRPDHGEKSYIGAGKLKGRKALVTGGDSGIGRAAAIAFAREGADVAIAYLPSEEEDAREVLALIEEAGRNAVALPGDVSDEAWSRQLVEDAVKGLGGIDILVINAGRQQWRENVGEVTSDDFDKTIKTNLYARHWITQAAVPHLPVGASVITTASVQAYEPSDILLDYATTKAGIVAYTKALAKQLVEKGIRANVVAPGPFWTVLQASGGQPQEMVAHFGEHSRFGRPGQPVEIAPVYVLLASQEGSYITGEVFGVTGGAGIA from the coding sequence ATGCCCGACCGGCTGACCATGCAGGACCCCCGCACCCAATACCCCAAGCCTCCCTTTCCCAAACAGCCGCAGCCGCGTCCAGGCATCGCAGGCAAACTGGAGCCTCGACCTGATCACGGTGAGAAAAGTTACATCGGCGCGGGCAAGCTCAAGGGGCGCAAAGCGCTTGTCACTGGTGGCGATTCCGGGATTGGCCGTGCGGCTGCTATCGCCTTTGCGCGCGAGGGCGCGGACGTCGCCATCGCCTATCTGCCGAGCGAAGAGGAGGATGCGCGCGAAGTTCTCGCCCTGATCGAGGAGGCGGGCCGCAACGCCGTAGCGCTGCCCGGCGACGTAAGCGACGAGGCCTGGAGCCGTCAGCTCGTCGAGGACGCGGTGAAGGGGCTTGGAGGGATCGACATTCTTGTCATTAATGCGGGGCGTCAGCAGTGGCGTGAGAATGTTGGCGAAGTCACGTCTGATGATTTTGACAAGACTATCAAGACCAACCTTTACGCCCGGCACTGGATCACGCAGGCGGCGGTGCCCCATCTCCCGGTCGGCGCCTCGGTCATCACCACGGCCTCGGTTCAGGCCTATGAGCCATCGGACATCCTGCTCGACTATGCGACCACCAAGGCAGGCATTGTCGCCTACACCAAAGCATTGGCGAAGCAGCTGGTGGAAAAGGGCATACGGGCCAACGTGGTAGCGCCGGGACCGTTCTGGACCGTGCTTCAGGCAAGCGGCGGACAGCCTCAGGAAATGGTTGCGCATTTCGGCGAGCACAGTCGTTTCGGTAGGCCCGGTCAGCCCGTGGAGATTGCACCAGTTTACGTCCTGCTCGCTTCGCAAGAGGGCAGCTACATCACCGGCGAAGTCTTCGGCGTGACCGGCGGCGCTGGGATCGCCTGA
- a CDS encoding DUF4142 domain-containing protein codes for MNETGMTSAESPAQVFANIAAASDMFEIETSKLAAEKAQSAKVKMFAEQMVKAHTGSTKKLTAAAAAATPPITPAPRMTAAQDAQLADLRSKTGAAFDEAYAKAQVSAHQATLDALKGYAAGEDQASLKTFATELVPTVTAHLNMAKAL; via the coding sequence ATGAACGAAACCGGGATGACTTCGGCAGAGAGCCCGGCGCAGGTCTTTGCCAACATAGCGGCTGCGAGCGACATGTTCGAGATCGAGACATCGAAGCTCGCAGCCGAGAAAGCCCAGTCCGCCAAGGTGAAGATGTTTGCCGAACAAATGGTCAAGGCTCATACCGGATCTACCAAGAAGCTGACCGCAGCCGCAGCGGCTGCCACACCGCCGATTACCCCGGCCCCGCGCATGACCGCGGCTCAGGATGCACAGCTTGCCGACCTCCGGAGTAAAACAGGCGCCGCGTTCGATGAGGCCTATGCCAAGGCACAGGTCAGCGCTCACCAGGCCACGCTGGATGCGCTCAAAGGCTACGCAGCGGGCGAGGATCAGGCATCGCTCAAGACATTCGCAACCGAATTGGTCCCCACAGTCACCGCTCACCTCAACATGGCGAAGGCCCTCTGA
- a CDS encoding DUF3597 domain-containing protein has protein sequence MSIFGNILNKIFHHGTEKKADPAANVGAPKFAPAPSPTSPHPASAAPSPAPAGPVAAAQPSVDVGAVLEAMASMKADHGGNYRTSIVDLLKLLDLDSSLAARKELGQELDVHVGADGTAEQNIALHRAVMDKLASNGGIVPDTLRS, from the coding sequence ATGAGCATCTTCGGAAATATCCTGAATAAGATCTTCCATCATGGGACCGAGAAGAAGGCCGATCCTGCAGCCAACGTGGGCGCGCCCAAGTTTGCTCCGGCACCTTCGCCAACGTCCCCTCATCCAGCGTCTGCGGCCCCATCGCCTGCACCCGCAGGCCCCGTTGCGGCAGCGCAACCTTCCGTCGACGTCGGCGCAGTATTAGAAGCCATGGCCTCGATGAAGGCGGACCATGGCGGCAATTACCGCACGTCCATCGTTGATCTTCTCAAGCTTCTCGACCTCGACTCCAGTCTCGCCGCACGCAAAGAGCTTGGGCAGGAACTGGACGTCCATGTCGGAGCGGATGGCACAGCGGAGCAAAACATCGCGCTGCATCGGGCGGTTATGGACAAGCTCGCCAGCAATGGCGGCATCGTCCCGGATACCTTGCGTAGCTGA